From a single Aythya fuligula isolate bAytFul2 chromosome 16, bAytFul2.pri, whole genome shotgun sequence genomic region:
- the EIF6 gene encoding eukaryotic translation initiation factor 6: protein MAVRASFENNNELGCFAKLTNAYCLVAIGGSENFYSVFEGELFGTIPVVHASIAGCRIIGRMCVGNRHGLLVPSSTTDQELQHIRNSLPDSVRIQRVEERLSALGNVTTCNDYVALVHPDLDRETEEILADVLKVEVFRQTVADQVLVGSYCVFSNQGGIVHPKTSIDDQDELSSLLQVPLVAGTVNRGSEVIAAGMVVNDWCAFCGLDTTSTELSVIESIFRLNEAQPSTIATNMRDSLIDSLT, encoded by the exons ATGGCCGTCCGCGCCAGCTTCGAGAACAACAACGAGCTGGGCTGCTTCGCCAAGCTCACCAACGCCTACTGCCTGGTGGCGATCGGCGGCTCCGAGAACTTCTACAG CGTGTTCGAGGGGGAGCTGTTCGGGACCATCCCGGTGGTGCACGCCTCCATCGCCGGCTGCCGCATCATCGGCAGGATGTGTGTGG GGAACAGGCACGGGCTGTTGGTCCCAAGCAGTACAACAGACCAAGAGCTTCAACATATCCGCAATAGCCTTCCAGATTCTGTACGAATTCAGCGAGTAGAAGAGCGTCTCTCAGCACTAGGCAACGTCACTACCTGCAATGACTACGTAGCTCTTGTTCATCCAGATCTTGACAGG GAGACTGAAGAGATCTTGGCAGATGTACTAAAGGTTGAAGTATTCAGGCAGACTGTAGCAGATCAGGTCCTAGTAGGAAGTTACTGTGTTTTTAGTAACCAAGGAGGAATTGTGCACCCCAAAACATCAATTGATGATCAGGATGAACTGTCTTCATTGCTTCAGGTTCCACTTGTG gCTGGAACAGTGAATCGTGGCAGTGAGGTCATTGCAGCAGGAATGGTTGTAAATGACTGGTGTGCCTTCTGTGGACTGGACACAACTAGCACAGAGCTCTCCGTCATTGAGAGTATCTTCAGGTTGAACGAAGCTCAGCCAAGTACCATTGCTACCAATATGAGAGATTCCTTGATTGACAG cTTGACATGA
- the FAM83C gene encoding protein FAM83C, whose product MRDKTVLKEPVGRNSGVQERDRKYLESAGGLTRLERLFLATIALVMFNYLAVEVRPQFHRSYGSQQGMSGPLRNRLEQLKKPWWREPTPLVLQHSETARLAVDAFLEQGERGYLSAITEERELPFLSTLDMEYMSHQRNLSYPELDTIKDKEGDPGDADTGDRSSLCSELTSGTYFPLMSDVHPPELELGWPGIPLLTVSGQTQATVIFQRNKANSIKDLFRSLISRARTVIAIVMDLFTDMEILCDLLEASSRRHVPVYLILDEEYLKHFVEMCNKMSLTQDSFPNMRIRCLSGDTYYSKAGKKFAGQVLEKFILIDCDQVLAGTYSFTWLCSQVHTSLVTHFRGQIVAEFDKEFRYLYAESKAVTSFSVLDPVCQNTSKGTESFLKPIQNDAETLSASSSLSNVSIRSIKMSPFMKNLSCSAHQEKHDVSPDSGDKKGKEDTSLKSTCPVQQGEPPDSPNSPSNKSTLYHKSNLMTARTFLQPEPSPVLSSNKPNYQGDDKTNSGHCSPVTQEQTPQFPSEGANCTGTGIKQKEAAATSREPTVENDNFYGTEKRQNLGQGKLDLLLPYNQLKRTKKPAVPSYDKLTEDMLTEKSSAYGAEKRMTLGHSKLDLITKYNKLKSKHIHSRFEL is encoded by the exons ATGAGAGACAAAACAG TCCTGAAGGAACCTGTTGGGAGGAACTCAGGAGTGCAGGAAAGGGACAGAAAATACCTGGAATCAGCCGGAGGACTGACGCGGCTGGAGAGGCTCTTCTTAGCAACAATAGCTCTGGTCATGTTCAACTACCTGGCAGTAGAGGTGAGACCCCAGTTCCACCGCAGCTATGGGAGCCAGCAAGGGATGTCTGGGCCACTAAGGAACCGCctggagcagctgaagaagCCGTGGTGGAGGGAGCCCACCCCCCTGGTGCTCCAGCACAGTGAAACAGCCAGGCTTGCTGTTGACGCCTTTCTTGAGCAGGGGGAACGTGGCTACCTGAGTGCCATCACTGAGGAACGGgagctgccttttctttccactctGGACATGGAATATATGAGCCACCAGAGAAACCTAAGCTATCCAGAACTCGACACAATCAAAGACAAAGAGGGTGACCCCGGTGATGCAGATACTGGAGACAGGTCCTCCCTCTGCTCCGAACTAACATCTGGCACCTACTTCCCACTCATGTCTGATGTGCACCCTcctgagctggagctggggtgGCCAGGAATCCCACTCCTCACAGTGTCTGGCCAGACTCAAGCCACTGtgattttccaaagaaacaaaGCTAACAGCATTAAGGATTTGTTCCGGTCTCTGATCAGCCGGGCACGGACG GTGATAGCAATTGTGATGGATCTGTTTACAGACATGGAAATACTGTGTGACCTACTGGAGGCCTCAAGCAGACGGCATGTCCCCGTTTACCTGATCCTGGATGAAGAATACTTGAAGCATTTTGTGGAAATGTGCAATAAAATGTCTCTTACTCAGGACAGCTTTCCA AACATGCGCATAAGATGTCTGAGTGGAGACACATATTACAGCAAAGCAGGCAAGAAATTTGCAGGCCAGGTTCTGGAGAAGTTTATCCTGATAGATTGCGACCAAGTTCTAGCTGGTACATACAG TTTCACCTGGCTTTGCAGCCAAGTCCACACCAGCCTGGTGACCCACTTCCGTGGTCAAATAGTTGCAGAATTTGACAAGGAATTTCGGTACTTGTATGCAGAGTCCAAAGCAGTGACCAGCTTCTCTGTGTTGGATCCCGTGTGTCAGAACACCTCAAAAGGTACTGAATCCTTTTTGAAGCCCATCCAGAACGATGCTGAAACCCTGAGTGCCTCCAGCAGCCTCTCCAATGTAAGCATCAGAAGCATAAAAATGTCTCCCTTTATGAAAAACCTCAGCTGCAGTGCTCACCAGGAGAAGCATGATGTGAGCCCTGATTCTGGTGataagaaggggaaggaagacaCATCTCTGAAGTCCACTTGCCCTGTGCAGCAAGGGGAACCACCAGACTCACCTAACAGTCCTTCAAATAAGTCCACCTTGTATCATAAATCAAATCTCATGACAGCAAGGACATTTTTGCAGCCGGAGCCATCCCCTGTCCTCAGCTCCAACAAACCTAATTATCAAGGGgatgacaaaacaaacagcGGCCACTGCTCCCCGGTGACACAGGAGCAGACACCACAGTTCCCTTCAGAGGGTGCCAATTGCACTGGGACAGGCataaagcagaaggaagctgcTGCTACCTCCAGGGAACCAACAGTAGAAAATGATAACTTTTATGGGacagaaaaaagacagaatCTTGGACAAGGAAAATTGGACCTGTTATTACCATACAACCAGCTCAAACGCACAAAAAAGCCTGCAGTTCCTTCCTATGATAAACTTACTGAGGATATGTTGACGGAAAAGAGCAGCGCATACGGGGCTGAGAAAAGAATGACTCTTGGGCACAGTAAGCTGGATCTGATCACCAAATACAACAAGTTAAAATCTAAACACATACACAGTCGGTTTGAACTCTGA